In Rhipicephalus microplus isolate Deutch F79 unplaced genomic scaffold, USDA_Rmic scaffold_32, whole genome shotgun sequence, the following proteins share a genomic window:
- the LOC119172279 gene encoding HIG1 domain family member 1A, mitochondrial, translating into MALMTDSSKNMASPLATVESPYKEETGIEKFKRKARESPFMVIGLTGCVFVCTYGAFLFRRRKKLDPSLFLMQLRVSAQGTVIGCLMLGVTYNLFQRFRNRGSSDGDDKGS; encoded by the exons GCATTGATGACTGATAGCAGCAAAAATATGGCTTCACCACTGGCCACGGTCGAATCACCATATAAAGAAGAAACTGGGATCGAGAAATTCAAGCGAAAGGCCAGAGAGTCCCCATTCATGGTCATTG GTCTGACCGGTTGTGTCTTCGTCTGCACGTACGGTGCCTTCCTGTTCCGAAGGCGCAAAAAGCTCGACCCTTCCCTCTTCTTGATGCAACTCCGTGTCAGCGCGCAGGGAACTGTGATTGGATGCCTGATGCTCGGCGTTACCTACAATCTCTTCCAGAGATTTCGTAATCGAGGCAGCAGCGACGGAGATGACAAGGGCTCCTGA